A stretch of DNA from Solea solea chromosome 20, fSolSol10.1, whole genome shotgun sequence:
ggcagGTGGGCTGTAGGCGGGGCTACGGTGGCGGTGTTGTTGCCTGGTCGCGGAGCCTTCTGGATCACCTCAACCATCGGCGTCCGCCCCGCCGCCAGCtcccagctgggattggctgaagtctgcaggagcAGCAACGGCCGAGTGTGGCGGTCCGACTCGGCGGCGCCTGGCTGACACTGCACCACCACACTGCGGTGCTCCGCCGCCGTCGCAGGCAGCTGACTCAGAACCAGCTCCAGCACGGGctgcgaggaagaggaagatgacgCCTTTTGGATGACACCGCCGCCCACGGGCGTGATGATGGGATAATGGGTGGTAGGAGCAGGAGGCGGGgcctgaggaggaagagcagcaggaggaggaggaggtgggggcgGAGGTGGCAGCACGTCCTCCGGCCGAGGTTTTCTTGGTCGACCACGTTTCCGTTTGACGGGAGGAGCGTTGGcagcagacacagaggacacgcCTGCTGAACTCCCTGATGCCACGGCCTCCAGGGGCCGCTTGCTGATGTTTCCTCTGGCCCTTTGAACCACGGAGGTTGGCGCAACGGTGGCGTGTTGCTGCTGTGGAGGCGGCGCCACCTTCTCCCTGTCATAGGACAAGCAGCTCTGAGGCAGGATCATCAAGGGCATTGGCCCACCCTGCTGCTGTGGCAGCGTCGCCATAGCAATGACCTTGACTCCTCCCCCACTGGCGGCAGCAGCAGGGGCCGGACCTCCAGGTCCAGACGCCCCCCCGACACCAGAGGCGTCTTTGGGCGCAAGCGACGGTGGCGAGGAGCGGACAGAGAGCTGCGTCTTATCAGGAATGGAGCTGCGAGGGAGAATTCTGGGTAACTGCTTGATGAAGGCCTCCACCTGCATGACATCCCACAGCAGAGTCATGACATCACAGAGCATCAATGACATCACAGAACAGAGTCATGACATCACAGAGCATCTATGACATCAGAGCATCTATGACATCACAGCGCCATGACATCACAGAGCATCTATATGACATCAGAGCATCTATGACATCATAGAACAGCCATGACATCACAGAACAGAGTCATTACATCACAGAACATCTATGACATCATAGAACAGCCATGACATCACAGAACAGAGTCATTACATCACAGAGCATCAACGACATCACAGAACAGTCATTACATCACTGAACAGTCATGACATCAGAGCATCTATGATATCACAGAACAGAGTCATTACATCACAGAGCATCAGTGACATCAGAGCATCTATGACATCACGGAGCATCAGTGACATCAGAGCATCTATGACATCACAGAACAGAGTCATTACATCACAGAGCGTCAATGACGTCACAGATCGACCTCAGGTGAGGGCTCATGGAGGCGTTCACCTACCGCAGGgcgcagagaggaagaggaggaagaggaaggaggaggcgGAGTTTCGAGGGAGGACGGCTTGGTGCTGGTAGCCAATCCTGATTTGTCTCCGGGCAGCAGCGTCTTCAGTGAAGACGAGGAGGACAAGGCGTCTCTGATGTCCTtctgaggacagacaggaagtggtgaGTGTCAGAGGGAGGGACTGAGCATGCTCAGTAAAAACATGTGAGCACCTTGTGATCCGACGCTGCGTCCGACTCTTTGGAGGCTACCGGAGTTTTCTTGATGACCTTGTGAGGTTTGGCTGGACCTcctgcagatgacacacacacacacacacacacacacacacataacaaaaacatgtgtttcatCTGGGCCTGGTctcatatgtatatacagtaagtgtgtgtgtgtgtgtgtgtgtatgtgtgttacctGCCAtcgtgtgagcgtgtgtgtgtgtgcgttacctgccattgtgtgtgtgtgtgtgcgttacctGCCAGCGTGGCTGACGTCACCAGCTCGGCCTGGCTGCACCGAGGGTTGACGATGTGCTCCTGGATCAGGTAACGAGCGATCTCCACCACTGTGTCAAACGAGCGCTTCAGGATCTTCTGCGCCCAATCACAGATCAGCTCACACGCCGCCtccgtcacttcctgtttgtacgTCTGGACCAGCTCAGTCAGCTCAGCCTGTAGAGGAAGGAGGGACTagttgtcatggagaccaaaacgtgtgtgtgtaccgGGTTGTTCTTCAGGTCCAGGTTGGGcagcagagtgagtgtgtgtgtgtgtgtgtgtgtgtgtgtaccggtTCGGTCCTCAGGTCCAGGTTgggcagcagagtgtgtgtgtgtgtgtgtgtaccgggTCGGTCCTCAGGTCCAGGTTGGGCAgcagagtgtatgtgtgtgtgtgtgtgtgtgtgtgtgtgtgtgtgtgtgtgtgtgtaccggaTCGTTCTTCAGGTCCAGGTTgggcagcagagtgtgtgtgtgtgtatatgtgtgtgtgtgtgtgtgtaccggaTCGTTCTTCAGGTCCAGGTtgggcagcagtgtgtgtgtgtgtgtgtgtgtgtgtgtgtgtgtgtgtgtgtgtgtaccggaTCGTTCTTCAGGTCCAGGTTGGGcagcagagtgagtgtgtgtgtgtgtgtgtgtgtgtgtgtgtaccggaTCGTTCTTCAGGTCCAGGTTGGGCAGCAGAGGCATGTTGAGCACCGTCTTCCTCCTGATGCCGCTGTAACAGTACGTATGAGCCTCGCAGGTTAAAGAACAGAACTAGGAACCATGTCAatactattcttttttttttttaaatactattCTAACGCTGAGGCTTAAAGTGACCACAGGaactgctggtcctctgctgcctcatgtggtaactttgtgtcactgaactaagtctaaattaaatattttaaatgccgaagtgacaaaataagacatttgaacttagtgatggaggcagcagtggatcaacaactcctgactttgatgtgggagagtgaacccagagagaacacagtgtgaacacagagtGAACACAGCATGAAcccagtgtgaacacagtgtgAACCCAGCATGaacacagagtgacacagagtgaacaCATGCTGGGAACACGGTGTGAACCCAGCGTGAACTCAGTGTGAACCCAGAGTGAACACAGAGTGaactcagtgtgaacacagagtgaacccagtgtgaacacagtgtgaacacagagtGAACACAGTGTGAACAGAGTGAACACAGAGTGaactcagtgtgaacacagagtgaacccagtgtgaacacagtgtgAATACAGAGTGAATCCAAAGTGAACCCAGAGTGaactcagtgtgaacacagagtgaacccagtgtgaacacagtgtgAATACAGAGTGAACACAGAGTGaactcagtgtgaacacagagtgaacccagtgtgaacacagtgtgaacacagagtGAACCCAGTGTGAACCCAGCATGAACAGTGTGAACAGAGTGAACACAGAGTGaactcagtgtgaacacagagtgaacccagtgtgaacacagtgtgAATACAGAGTGAATCCAAAGTGAACCCAGAGTGAAcccagtgtgaacacagtgtgAATACAGAGTGAACACAGAGTGaactcagtgtgaacacagagtgaacccagtgtgaacacagtgtgaacacagagtGAACCCAGTGTGAACCCAGCATGAACAGTGTGAACAGAGTGAACACAGAGTGaactcagtgtgaacacagagtgaacccagtgtgaacacagtgtgAATACAGAGTGAATCCAAAGTGAACCCAGAGTGaactcagtgtgaacacagagtgaacccagtgtgaacacagtgtgAATACAGAGTGAACCCAAAGTGAAcccagtgtgaacacagtgtgAACCCAGCGTGAAcccagtgtgaacacagagtGACCTGTGGTTATTCAGGATATTTGGACTGTCCTCTGCCTCCGAGCCGCCGTGCCTTGATGTTGGGGAAAATGTCTCTGATGATCTTCCCGAAGTTGGCGGCGCTCAGAGGCCGATGCTGCAGGTTCTCACAGTATCTCCTGCAAGACAGTGAGAATGACAAGGGGAGGAGTCAGAGTCACATGACTTCACGCTTGAGAGAGTGCGAGTGTGGAGTTGGTGTGTTTTCTGACTTGTACGTCTCGTAGACATCCTGTTTGGGCAGACACGTGTCTGAATGCTCCTCCAGGTGAGAGCGGATCCAGGTACAGGTGTGAAGCTGGTCAGTGGTGTTGAACGAGCCAGAGTCACCCACGctgcaaacagacacacagaggtcaaaggtcaactgTTTAACTGCCACATTGTAATGTGTAATGAGTTGACCTCTGACTGACCTCTTGTCTCCACAGCTGGGTCCTGAAGGTAGCTGGAGGTACAGGTAGAGCTTATCGTTGTCAGAGAAACGCTGTACGTCCTGCTGTGAACGCAGGGAACAACAAGCCACAAGTTTTATTATCAGGCTTAAGTTAAGCTAAAGTTAAACCTGGATTGTAACTAGAGCTAAACCTGCAGGTGTATGGGTTATGACTTGGCTGAAGTTATAGATTAAgttataatgtaataaaatcCCAGTGTTTCTCTCAAGTTCTTTGTGTATACAGTTgttcacatgcatgtgtgtgtgtgtcctcaccagGATCTGATCCACTTTGGTCTGAACGCTCTTCCTGTGAGACACAGAAGAGGAGCATGAACACGGTGGAGCAGTGGAGGacactgggttagggttagagtttgTCCACTTACGAGATGTCGTTTTTcagtttctgcagcagcatgCTGGGCTCACTGTCTCCCTCCCCCGCCTCCACACCACCCTCCCCCCGCTGCTGTTGGCTCTGCTCCTCCGACATCTGAAGCGACTAACCGGCGCTGAGATGCATGATCTGAGGCAcgtcagacaaacacagacccaTGATTATCGTGGAAAAAGACAGAATCATGACTCACAATATTATTGTGACAATTAAACAGGTTTAAATCTTGGAACTCTAATGGGCAGAGCCTATTGTCCACAATCTACCATCATTGATTTGTTGAAACAGTCATAAAAACGCTGCTAATGTATTAAAAACTTAATGAGATTAGGAGAAACAATGTTAAagaaatattttgtttataacagaaaacatgttttaaatatgaCTTGAAGGTGCAGCTCCCTCTTGTGGTACTTTAacataaatcactaggactgtagaTGATTCACCAACatgaaatattgacatttttcaaatttcaacATTATCTTTTTTGTTGACGTTTTACACCTGAGAATgtttggagacacacacactcacaaattctcacacacacacactcacacgcacactcacaaactctcacacgcacactcacaaactcacacacactcacaaactcacttatacacacacaaactctcacacacacacactcacaaactcacacacactcacaaactcaCTTATACACGCACAAACTTACGCACGCactcatacacatacacacacacacacacatgcacgcgcgcgcacacatacacacacacacacacacacacgccgccgCCGGCCTCCTTCCCGCCTCTGGCCGCTAACGTTAGCGGTAGCAGCAGACGTCCTCGGCCGGACAGACGCGTCCTCGGCCGGGCAGTGAACGGATCTGCCGGCGTCTGACATATTAGCGTCCAGCTAACGGAGCCTCACCGCCGCTGGTTAGCTTCAGCTCACCGCGTCACCGCGACACGTCAGCTGGTTTTTAATCAGACGGAGCTAACACCGTTGTTAACCGGAGTAATGCGACGGTACCGGGGAAAGAGTCGTTAGATGCTCGCGCTCACACACCGCTAGCTACTAGCTAACATTAGGGTTTAGCGTGAAGTGAAAGAGCCCTTTAACGAGCTTTAAGACGCGGTTTAGAAACACGGGATCGTTCCCCCAAACAGTCAATTAATTATGTCATTAATGTTAGAAATGTTGACTGAGGCCAGACGgagaaattattttaaaaaagaaaaagaaagtaccTGAGCCAAGATACAGCAAAAATCCCCAGTCAGATGTTTTTGTGATTGGACGACGGTGGCAGGTCTGCCTGACGACAAAGACCACGTCCATTCTGATTGGCGCGCACATACTAATCTACCCAGAGACCAACAGCGACTTGGGTCTCATTGGTCTAACGCAATCATTTCTTTAACAAGGATTATTGCGATTGGGCGTGTTTTCCTGATCTGCCCAGTTACAGAACAGATAAATTAATCTGAAGGAATCTGCATAGCAACAGACGCCCgttttttaatggtttatttcCCGAGCTAATGTTTGAAACTGTCAAATATGAGTGCAAGTCAGTCTCATGTATGGTTTAGTTACTTTAATCACCTTTATATCATGATTATTCATGAAAAGATGTTTCTAGTCACAtcacacgtttgtttgtttgtttgtttgtgtgtcctcgAACACCTGAGGCTTCTGCTCAAcatcagagctgctgctcctggcAGTTTGTCTCAGTGCTtccatcatcgtcatcatcactgGGACCAAAGTTACCTTCACTCTTCACTTGATCTTCTCTTCCAGGCGTCAAGcgtcacatatatatatatatatgtcgtAAGAACTGCATAAACTAATGTACTCactttattgttatttgagattcagattaaaaacaaacaaaaataaaagcaggaaaagagatttttttggttttattttcattgtacaaaaacagacagtgaaCGAGTGAATATGAGAGGATGCAGCTGGTCTTCATTCAAAgccactgaagagacaaaacaaagacgaGTGAAGACACTGCAGTCATCTGATCTGAGATCTGATTCATCACTAAACACACGTTCATCaggttgacctttgacctcacctGACCATGCGAGCAATGTCCCAGTTGGTTTCAGATGACAGCGGGCCGATAATCTCCACGCCTTTTTCTGTTACTATGGCGATCTCGTGCTGAAATAAACATGACATCACTCATTCGTCTCGTTTcaacaaatggacaaaaacagatgTCACTGAGATTAAAGGTTTCAACAAGTTACATTTGCTTTGTTGAATTTCCAtcaaaagaaagagaaggaagatCTCCCCCTGGAGGCCTGCTGCAGTAAAACACGCTGTCTCCACATGACCACACCTACTGATGATGAACTCACCCTGTTGTAGGAGCGAGCGTCTCTGTAGTAGAGCACTTTGAGACAGCGCTCCACCAGGTCCAGCGCCTCCTGCTGGCTGATCTCCACCTTGTTCTCCACCACCTCTCTCATCAGaggctgcgcacacacacaaacacgcgaGTCACCATGACGACCAATCAAAAGTGAATATGCAGCTCCTTGCATGCGTTTGGCGTCGTTGGAAACATTGTTTTCAAAAGTCCAGAGTGAAACAGGAGGCGTCTCTCACCTGAGCCAGGTACGCTCCAAAACCAGTGGCCACTGTGGGAGCCTCATAGGCCACGCCCAGTTTGTCCACATACCCAAGGAAACTAGAAAACAAAGTATGGCATCAGATTTAGTGGTAATAAAACAAAGCGTTTCTACAGTTTCATGGTATAAGTGAAGAGCGTTTGCTCTGGTTGTTCAAATAATGAAATCTTCAGAGAAGGGTCAACAGAGATGAGGGGCATGCACCCTCTGATCTATTCATGACATCATAGATTTAAACTTTGACGCATGAATATTCATCTATAATCTAATATAGTTGACTTTAGTGAGGAGAGAACACTCAACATTAAACAAACAATGGGACAGAATTGGCTCAATCGACAGTTTATGTTTGACATGAAAGTGACACAGTAGCAAAGATGGCCGACATGTGACTGATCATGTGCTCATGGTTTCTCACCCCTCTCCGTTGTAGAAGCCTCCGATGACCACAGTGTTCCACAGTGGGTTCATTCTGCTGCGGCGGTTATACATCACTCTGGTCAACCATGAGTGCAGTGCCTTTGGACTGTAGCTGTGACCGTCGCCTAGCAACTCCTCATCaatcctgacacacacacacacacagaaaacaagggATCAGTGACGAAGCAGCAGCTGgttcatgtgtgtgcgtgtgtgtttgattcTTACACCATCTGTTCGATGACATGTTTCAGGTGCTGGTAGTCAGCGTAGTCTCCTGAAGCTCCCAGGATGGTGCTGTTGTtcacctgaaacacaaacaaactcagtCACATGGTCACAGGTCAGCTGATGTCCAGATGATCGCGATGACGAGCGTCACCTTCATGAGGCGAGAGATGTTCCTAAAGCGAGCCAGAGAACCATACGAGCCCAACATGTCTGCAGCAATGATCACACCACCGCTAAACTTCACCCCGAGGACCGACGTCCCCGTCACCATCGGTGTCCTGCACACAGATACAGAGAGGACAGacatgcagagagacagacagacacgcagagagacagagggcagacacgcagagagacagagaggacagacacgcagagaaacagacaggacagacacgcagagagagacagacaggcagactattaaaacacaaatatttaaattcacTTTCTGATTCATATCAATATAATCTGCTGATTATTaactctaaaaaaacaaaagtaacaaACAGTAGAAAACAGCTGGTTTGTCTACTTCACCTCAATCACCCGAGGACAGACGTGTCTTTACTAAATCACCCGAGGACAGACGTGGaggatttatttataaattttcttttattataaattattattattttgattcgTAAGCATGAATTGGTGGAGTCTGTTTCCACAAACCTCTTTTCTGAACGTTAACAGAAGGAGCTCATGTTGAAAGTGAAAGTCATTCATTCTGTCTCATATTGTTCCTTATCACAATTACTTGAATGTGCCGTTTTCTCTTCATTAAACACTTACTGTCTCTTTTCTGTTGCTAATATTGTTTCGCTTCTCATTTCTGTTCTGAATTTAATTCCACgtcatgttttaaaacaaagattACATTTAGACTAAAtcttcaaaattaaagtgtttggATTCACATGTAGCTGGCTAACAGCTAGTCTGCACACTTGCAGCTTCATGTTCACGACTAAACTTTGATTTTCATCActaattaaattattttaatccaGAAGATTTTGTTCTAAATTAAACTATTTAAGCCTCAGTTAGCTTAGCCTCCGCTAGCTTAGCCTCAGTGGGATGATACAGCACAAACCGCGACATGTTCGGGTTAAAGTCACACAGAACCGCGGTGCTGGTTCGGGTtcactcacagtgtgtgtttgatcgGAGCACAGGCGGGGACTggtccgctgctgctgctgctgccgccgggGAACAGAGAATAAAGCTGCCCGGGCCTCGGTCCATCTTCCCACAGACTCATCTTTACTCCAAACTCCATCTTTAACTGCAACAGGAAGTGACGACACAACAgcgtttttctctttttctcgcTTCACCGATCAGCGCTCTGATGTCACAGGGTGGAgctctgctgccacctgctgttgGGAGGGTAGATGGGATTCACTGcttggccgtttctcaatatccaagTATGCAAGCATATACTTGGATACAAGCAGTATAGAAGTACGACAGGAGTACACACGTACACAAGTTCacaagtacaggagtacacaagtacacaagcATACAAGAACAGGAGTACACAAGAacaggagtacacaagtacaggAGCACacaagtacaggagtacacaagCACACAAGAACAGGAGTACACAAGAacaggagtacacaagtacaggagtacacaagaacaggagtacacaagtacaggagtacacaagtacaggagtacacaaAAACAGGAGTACATAAGTACAGcagtacacaagtacacaagtacagaAGCAGTGGTGATTTTGGTCTGTATATTCTGGTGGggccatgcaggaaaatctTATAATGCAGTACAGGAGTACACGAGTACACGAGTACacaagtacaggagtacacaagtacaggAGAACAGAAGTATAGGaatacacaagtacacaagtacacaagtacacaagtacaggCGTACACAAGTACAGGAGTACAAGccaagccaaactatgaagtgctagtcataagtgcgatgtataggtttttgttttttttttgttttttttcgtcgtcgtcttagtcgaggtagagtcggaagaaatgtgtttttagtcggcggcggaagatgtggaggctttccgctgtccggatgtcgatggggagctcgttccaccatttgggagcgaggacagtgaacagtctcgagttctgtaaatgcctctgcgatcctctcagtgagggagCAGCGAGCCAGTTtgctgatgcagagcggagtgggcgggctggggtgtaggttttgatcatgtcctggatgtagactggaccggatccgtttgtagcatggaacgcaagcactagagtcttgaagcagatgcgagcagctacaggaagccag
This window harbors:
- the rfx5 gene encoding DNA-binding protein RFX5 isoform X1, whose protein sequence is MSEEQSQQQRGEGGVEAGEGDSEPSMLLQKLKNDISKSVQTKVDQILQDVQRFSDNDKLYLYLQLPSGPSCGDKRSVRGQLITHYNVAVKQLTFDLCVSVCSVGDSGSFNTTDQLHTCTWIRSHLEEHSDTCLPKQDVYETYKRYCENLQHRPLSAANFGKIIRDIFPNIKARRLGGRGQSKYCYSGIRRKTVLNMPLLPNLDLKNDPAELTELVQTYKQEVTEAACELICDWAQKILKRSFDTVVEIARYLIQEHIVNPRCSQAELVTSATLAGGPAKPHKVIKKTPVASKESDAASDHKKDIRDALSSSSSLKTLLPGDKSGLATSTKPSSLETPPPPSSSSSSSLRPAVEAFIKQLPRILPRSSIPDKTQLSVRSSPPSLAPKDASGVGGASGPGGPAPAAAASGGGVKVIAMATLPQQQGGPMPLMILPQSCLSYDREKVAPPPQQQHATVAPTSVVQRARGNISKRPLEAVASGSSAGVSSVSAANAPPVKRKRGRPRKPRPEDVLPPPPPPPPPPAALPPQAPPPAPTTHYPIITPVGGGVIQKASSSSSSQPVLELVLSQLPATAAEHRSVVVQCQPGAAESDRHTRPLLLLQTSANPSWELAAGRTPMVEVIQKAPRPGNNTATVAPPTAHLPPPLLLHLPKLHEEQGEVEITPTPSSTPSTTVPRSEGEQEGGRERDTQ
- the rfx5 gene encoding DNA-binding protein RFX5 isoform X2; the encoded protein is MSEEQSQQQRGEGGVEAGEGDSEPSMLLQKLKNDISKSVQTKVDQILQDVQRFSDNDKLYLYLQLPSGPSCGDKSVGDSGSFNTTDQLHTCTWIRSHLEEHSDTCLPKQDVYETYKRYCENLQHRPLSAANFGKIIRDIFPNIKARRLGGRGQSKYCYSGIRRKTVLNMPLLPNLDLKNDPAELTELVQTYKQEVTEAACELICDWAQKILKRSFDTVVEIARYLIQEHIVNPRCSQAELVTSATLAGGPAKPHKVIKKTPVASKESDAASDHKKDIRDALSSSSSLKTLLPGDKSGLATSTKPSSLETPPPPSSSSSSSLRPAVEAFIKQLPRILPRSSIPDKTQLSVRSSPPSLAPKDASGVGGASGPGGPAPAAAASGGGVKVIAMATLPQQQGGPMPLMILPQSCLSYDREKVAPPPQQQHATVAPTSVVQRARGNISKRPLEAVASGSSAGVSSVSAANAPPVKRKRGRPRKPRPEDVLPPPPPPPPPPAALPPQAPPPAPTTHYPIITPVGGGVIQKASSSSSSQPVLELVLSQLPATAAEHRSVVVQCQPGAAESDRHTRPLLLLQTSANPSWELAAGRTPMVEVIQKAPRPGNNTATVAPPTAHLPPPLLLHLPKLHEEQGEVEITPTPSSTPSTTVPRSEGEQEGGRERDTQ
- the psmb4 gene encoding proteasome subunit beta type-4; this encodes MEFGVKMSLWEDGPRPGQLYSLFPGGSSSSSGPVPACAPIKHTLTPMVTGTSVLGVKFSGGVIIAADMLGSYGSLARFRNISRLMKVNNSTILGASGDYADYQHLKHVIEQMVIDEELLGDGHSYSPKALHSWLTRVMYNRRSRMNPLWNTVVIGGFYNGEGFLGYVDKLGVAYEAPTVATGFGAYLAQPLMREVVENKVEISQQEALDLVERCLKVLYYRDARSYNRHEIAIVTEKGVEIIGPLSSETNWDIARMVSGFE